One window of the Populus trichocarpa isolate Nisqually-1 chromosome 9, P.trichocarpa_v4.1, whole genome shotgun sequence genome contains the following:
- the LOC7490004 gene encoding protein TRI1 isoform X5 — MVSDSDLVARLREILRSSDLDTATASSIRRQLEEDFGVDLSEKKKFIREQIDTFLETLNKGDGQSWNVTENEDNENDTVEDDENENDGIKEEEEEDSETKESKGSDKTEKVRKRGGFAKLSSLSPQLQAVVGVPELARTEVVKKLWAYIRENNLQDPKNRKKIKCDEALRAVFHVNSIDMFQMNKALSKHIWPLTGENESVKQKEKSKDINDSGSEGDNGGEQEDDEEEVKKESNERSKKGRRSAKVDEDVKKRGGGFTKLCSLSPQLQELVGVPELARTGVVKKLWAYIREKNLQDPKNKRNIICDESLRSIFDVDSIDMFQMNKALTKHIWAVREEDGPDEPKQKEKRQKKVPHEPKKKEKQQKKGSS, encoded by the exons ATGGTGTCGGATTCGGACCTCGTGGCCCGGCTCCGTGAAATACTCCGGAGTTCGGACTTAGACACGGCCACTGCCAGCAGTATACGGCGGCAGTTAGAGGAGGATTTCGGCGTTGATTTATcggagaaaaaaaagtttattagaGAGCAAATTGATACTTTTCTTGAAACCCTAAATAAAGGAGATGGTCAGTCATGGAATGTGACAGAAAATGAAGATAACGAAAACGACACCGTTGAAGACGATGAAAATGAAAACGACGgtattaaagaagaagaagaagaagatagtgAGACAAAGGAAAGCAAGGG GTCAGACAAGACAGAAAAGGTGAGGAAAAGAGGCGGTTTTGCTAAGTTAAGTAGCTTATCTCCGCAACTTCAAGCAGTTGTTGGAGTGCCTGAATTGGCCAGAACTGAG GTTGTGAAAAAACTTTGGGCCTATATCCGTGAAAACAATTTGCAGGATCCaaagaataggaaaaaaataaaatgtgatgAGGCATTGCGCGCTGTCTTTCATGTAAATTCAATTGATATGTTTCAAATGAATAAAGCCCTGTCCAAGCATATCTGGCCATTAACTGGAGAAAATG AAAGTgtaaagcaaaaagaaaaaagcaaagacATTAACGATTCTGGGTCTGAAGGAGACAATGGAGGGGAACAAGAGGATGACGAGGAAGAGGTAAAGAAAGAGAGTAATGAAAGAAGCAAGAAAGGACG TAGGTCAGCTAAGGTGGATGAGGATGTTAAGAAAAGAGGAGGTGGTTTTACTAAATTGTGCAGTCTTTCTCCTCAACTTCAAGAGCTTGTCGGAGTTCCAGAACTGGCCAGAACTGGG GTTGTGAAGAAGCTTTGGGCCTATATCCGGGAGAAGAACTTGCAAGATCCAAAGAATAAGCGAAACATAATATGTGATGAATCATTGCGTTCTATTTTCGATGTTGATTCTATTGACATGTTTCAAATGAATAAAGCGTTGACTAAACACATATGGGCTGTCCGTGAGGAAGATG GTCCTGATGAACCTAAACAGAAAGAAAAGCGGCAGAAGAAAG TTCCTCATGaacctaaaaagaaagaaaagcagcaGAAGAAAG
- the LOC7490004 gene encoding upstream activation factor subunit spp27 isoform X2, producing MVSDSDLVARLREILRSSDLDTATASSIRRQLEEDFGVDLSEKKKFIREQIDTFLETLNKGDGQSWNVTENEDNENDTVEDDENENDGIKEEEEEDSETKESKGSDKTEKVRKRGGFAKLSSLSPQLQAVVGVPELARTEVVKKLWAYIRENNLQDPKNRKKIKCDEALRAVFHVNSIDMFQMNKALSKHIWPLTGENESVKQKEKSKDINDSGSEGDNGGEQEDDEEEVKKESNERSKKGRSAKVDEDVKKRGGGFTKLCSLSPQLQELVGVPELARTGVVKKLWAYIREKNLQDPKNKRNIICDESLRSIFDVDSIDMFQMNKALTKHIWAVREEDAPSNSSPKKKGTKQGREEGPDEPKQKEKRQKKVPHEPKKKEKQQKKADKRRIVCDKKLKEISEVDSFNGFTASKLLSLHFIKTEQ from the exons ATGGTGTCGGATTCGGACCTCGTGGCCCGGCTCCGTGAAATACTCCGGAGTTCGGACTTAGACACGGCCACTGCCAGCAGTATACGGCGGCAGTTAGAGGAGGATTTCGGCGTTGATTTATcggagaaaaaaaagtttattagaGAGCAAATTGATACTTTTCTTGAAACCCTAAATAAAGGAGATGGTCAGTCATGGAATGTGACAGAAAATGAAGATAACGAAAACGACACCGTTGAAGACGATGAAAATGAAAACGACGgtattaaagaagaagaagaagaagatagtgAGACAAAGGAAAGCAAGGG GTCAGACAAGACAGAAAAGGTGAGGAAAAGAGGCGGTTTTGCTAAGTTAAGTAGCTTATCTCCGCAACTTCAAGCAGTTGTTGGAGTGCCTGAATTGGCCAGAACTGAG GTTGTGAAAAAACTTTGGGCCTATATCCGTGAAAACAATTTGCAGGATCCaaagaataggaaaaaaataaaatgtgatgAGGCATTGCGCGCTGTCTTTCATGTAAATTCAATTGATATGTTTCAAATGAATAAAGCCCTGTCCAAGCATATCTGGCCATTAACTGGAGAAAATG AAAGTgtaaagcaaaaagaaaaaagcaaagacATTAACGATTCTGGGTCTGAAGGAGACAATGGAGGGGAACAAGAGGATGACGAGGAAGAGGTAAAGAAAGAGAGTAATGAAAGAAGCAAGAAAGGACG GTCAGCTAAGGTGGATGAGGATGTTAAGAAAAGAGGAGGTGGTTTTACTAAATTGTGCAGTCTTTCTCCTCAACTTCAAGAGCTTGTCGGAGTTCCAGAACTGGCCAGAACTGGG GTTGTGAAGAAGCTTTGGGCCTATATCCGGGAGAAGAACTTGCAAGATCCAAAGAATAAGCGAAACATAATATGTGATGAATCATTGCGTTCTATTTTCGATGTTGATTCTATTGACATGTTTCAAATGAATAAAGCGTTGACTAAACACATATGGGCTGTCCGTGAGGAAGATG CTCCAAGCAACTCTTCACCAAAGAAAAAGGGGACTAAACAAGGAAGAGAAGAAG GTCCTGATGAACCTAAACAGAAAGAAAAGCGGCAGAAGAAAG TTCCTCATGaacctaaaaagaaagaaaagcagcaGAAGAAAG
- the LOC7490004 gene encoding upstream activation factor subunit UAF30 isoform X3 has product MVSDSDLVARLREILRSSDLDTATASSIRRQLEEDFGVDLSEKKKFIREQIDTFLETLNKGDGQSWNVTENEDNENDTVEDDENENDGIKEEEEEDSETKESKGSDKTEKVRKRGGFAKLSSLSPQLQAVVGVPELARTEVVKKLWAYIRENNLQDPKNRKKIKCDEALRAVFHVNSIDMFQMNKALSKHIWPLTGENESVKQKEKSKDINDSGSEGDNGGEQEDDEEEVKKESNERSKKGRRSAKVDEDVKKRGGGFTKLCSLSPQLQELVGVPELARTGVVKKLWAYIREKNLQDPKNKRNIICDESLRSIFDVDSIDMFQMNKALTKHIWAVREEDGPDEPKQKEKRQKKVPHEPKKKEKQQKKADKRRIVCDKKLKEISEVDSFNGFTASKLLSLHFIKTEQ; this is encoded by the exons ATGGTGTCGGATTCGGACCTCGTGGCCCGGCTCCGTGAAATACTCCGGAGTTCGGACTTAGACACGGCCACTGCCAGCAGTATACGGCGGCAGTTAGAGGAGGATTTCGGCGTTGATTTATcggagaaaaaaaagtttattagaGAGCAAATTGATACTTTTCTTGAAACCCTAAATAAAGGAGATGGTCAGTCATGGAATGTGACAGAAAATGAAGATAACGAAAACGACACCGTTGAAGACGATGAAAATGAAAACGACGgtattaaagaagaagaagaagaagatagtgAGACAAAGGAAAGCAAGGG GTCAGACAAGACAGAAAAGGTGAGGAAAAGAGGCGGTTTTGCTAAGTTAAGTAGCTTATCTCCGCAACTTCAAGCAGTTGTTGGAGTGCCTGAATTGGCCAGAACTGAG GTTGTGAAAAAACTTTGGGCCTATATCCGTGAAAACAATTTGCAGGATCCaaagaataggaaaaaaataaaatgtgatgAGGCATTGCGCGCTGTCTTTCATGTAAATTCAATTGATATGTTTCAAATGAATAAAGCCCTGTCCAAGCATATCTGGCCATTAACTGGAGAAAATG AAAGTgtaaagcaaaaagaaaaaagcaaagacATTAACGATTCTGGGTCTGAAGGAGACAATGGAGGGGAACAAGAGGATGACGAGGAAGAGGTAAAGAAAGAGAGTAATGAAAGAAGCAAGAAAGGACG TAGGTCAGCTAAGGTGGATGAGGATGTTAAGAAAAGAGGAGGTGGTTTTACTAAATTGTGCAGTCTTTCTCCTCAACTTCAAGAGCTTGTCGGAGTTCCAGAACTGGCCAGAACTGGG GTTGTGAAGAAGCTTTGGGCCTATATCCGGGAGAAGAACTTGCAAGATCCAAAGAATAAGCGAAACATAATATGTGATGAATCATTGCGTTCTATTTTCGATGTTGATTCTATTGACATGTTTCAAATGAATAAAGCGTTGACTAAACACATATGGGCTGTCCGTGAGGAAGATG GTCCTGATGAACCTAAACAGAAAGAAAAGCGGCAGAAGAAAG TTCCTCATGaacctaaaaagaaagaaaagcagcaGAAGAAAG
- the LOC7490004 gene encoding upstream activation factor subunit spp27 isoform X1, which translates to MVSDSDLVARLREILRSSDLDTATASSIRRQLEEDFGVDLSEKKKFIREQIDTFLETLNKGDGQSWNVTENEDNENDTVEDDENENDGIKEEEEEDSETKESKGSDKTEKVRKRGGFAKLSSLSPQLQAVVGVPELARTEVVKKLWAYIRENNLQDPKNRKKIKCDEALRAVFHVNSIDMFQMNKALSKHIWPLTGENESVKQKEKSKDINDSGSEGDNGGEQEDDEEEVKKESNERSKKGRRSAKVDEDVKKRGGGFTKLCSLSPQLQELVGVPELARTGVVKKLWAYIREKNLQDPKNKRNIICDESLRSIFDVDSIDMFQMNKALTKHIWAVREEDAPSNSSPKKKGTKQGREEGPDEPKQKEKRQKKVPHEPKKKEKQQKKADKRRIVCDKKLKEISEVDSFNGFTASKLLSLHFIKTEQ; encoded by the exons ATGGTGTCGGATTCGGACCTCGTGGCCCGGCTCCGTGAAATACTCCGGAGTTCGGACTTAGACACGGCCACTGCCAGCAGTATACGGCGGCAGTTAGAGGAGGATTTCGGCGTTGATTTATcggagaaaaaaaagtttattagaGAGCAAATTGATACTTTTCTTGAAACCCTAAATAAAGGAGATGGTCAGTCATGGAATGTGACAGAAAATGAAGATAACGAAAACGACACCGTTGAAGACGATGAAAATGAAAACGACGgtattaaagaagaagaagaagaagatagtgAGACAAAGGAAAGCAAGGG GTCAGACAAGACAGAAAAGGTGAGGAAAAGAGGCGGTTTTGCTAAGTTAAGTAGCTTATCTCCGCAACTTCAAGCAGTTGTTGGAGTGCCTGAATTGGCCAGAACTGAG GTTGTGAAAAAACTTTGGGCCTATATCCGTGAAAACAATTTGCAGGATCCaaagaataggaaaaaaataaaatgtgatgAGGCATTGCGCGCTGTCTTTCATGTAAATTCAATTGATATGTTTCAAATGAATAAAGCCCTGTCCAAGCATATCTGGCCATTAACTGGAGAAAATG AAAGTgtaaagcaaaaagaaaaaagcaaagacATTAACGATTCTGGGTCTGAAGGAGACAATGGAGGGGAACAAGAGGATGACGAGGAAGAGGTAAAGAAAGAGAGTAATGAAAGAAGCAAGAAAGGACG TAGGTCAGCTAAGGTGGATGAGGATGTTAAGAAAAGAGGAGGTGGTTTTACTAAATTGTGCAGTCTTTCTCCTCAACTTCAAGAGCTTGTCGGAGTTCCAGAACTGGCCAGAACTGGG GTTGTGAAGAAGCTTTGGGCCTATATCCGGGAGAAGAACTTGCAAGATCCAAAGAATAAGCGAAACATAATATGTGATGAATCATTGCGTTCTATTTTCGATGTTGATTCTATTGACATGTTTCAAATGAATAAAGCGTTGACTAAACACATATGGGCTGTCCGTGAGGAAGATG CTCCAAGCAACTCTTCACCAAAGAAAAAGGGGACTAAACAAGGAAGAGAAGAAG GTCCTGATGAACCTAAACAGAAAGAAAAGCGGCAGAAGAAAG TTCCTCATGaacctaaaaagaaagaaaagcagcaGAAGAAAG
- the LOC7490004 gene encoding upstream activation factor subunit UAF30 isoform X4, translated as MVSDSDLVARLREILRSSDLDTATASSIRRQLEEDFGVDLSEKKKFIREQIDTFLETLNKGDGQSWNVTENEDNENDTVEDDENENDGIKEEEEEDSETKESKGSDKTEKVRKRGGFAKLSSLSPQLQAVVGVPELARTEVVKKLWAYIRENNLQDPKNRKKIKCDEALRAVFHVNSIDMFQMNKALSKHIWPLTGENESVKQKEKSKDINDSGSEGDNGGEQEDDEEEVKKESNERSKKGRRSAKVDEDVKKRGGGFTKLCSLSPQLQELVGVPELARTGVVKKLWAYIREKNLQDPKNKRNIICDESLRSIFDVDSIDMFQMNKALTKHIWAVREEDAPSNSSPKKKGTKQGREEGPDEPKQKEKRQKKVPHEPKKKEKQQKKGSS; from the exons ATGGTGTCGGATTCGGACCTCGTGGCCCGGCTCCGTGAAATACTCCGGAGTTCGGACTTAGACACGGCCACTGCCAGCAGTATACGGCGGCAGTTAGAGGAGGATTTCGGCGTTGATTTATcggagaaaaaaaagtttattagaGAGCAAATTGATACTTTTCTTGAAACCCTAAATAAAGGAGATGGTCAGTCATGGAATGTGACAGAAAATGAAGATAACGAAAACGACACCGTTGAAGACGATGAAAATGAAAACGACGgtattaaagaagaagaagaagaagatagtgAGACAAAGGAAAGCAAGGG GTCAGACAAGACAGAAAAGGTGAGGAAAAGAGGCGGTTTTGCTAAGTTAAGTAGCTTATCTCCGCAACTTCAAGCAGTTGTTGGAGTGCCTGAATTGGCCAGAACTGAG GTTGTGAAAAAACTTTGGGCCTATATCCGTGAAAACAATTTGCAGGATCCaaagaataggaaaaaaataaaatgtgatgAGGCATTGCGCGCTGTCTTTCATGTAAATTCAATTGATATGTTTCAAATGAATAAAGCCCTGTCCAAGCATATCTGGCCATTAACTGGAGAAAATG AAAGTgtaaagcaaaaagaaaaaagcaaagacATTAACGATTCTGGGTCTGAAGGAGACAATGGAGGGGAACAAGAGGATGACGAGGAAGAGGTAAAGAAAGAGAGTAATGAAAGAAGCAAGAAAGGACG TAGGTCAGCTAAGGTGGATGAGGATGTTAAGAAAAGAGGAGGTGGTTTTACTAAATTGTGCAGTCTTTCTCCTCAACTTCAAGAGCTTGTCGGAGTTCCAGAACTGGCCAGAACTGGG GTTGTGAAGAAGCTTTGGGCCTATATCCGGGAGAAGAACTTGCAAGATCCAAAGAATAAGCGAAACATAATATGTGATGAATCATTGCGTTCTATTTTCGATGTTGATTCTATTGACATGTTTCAAATGAATAAAGCGTTGACTAAACACATATGGGCTGTCCGTGAGGAAGATG CTCCAAGCAACTCTTCACCAAAGAAAAAGGGGACTAAACAAGGAAGAGAAGAAG GTCCTGATGAACCTAAACAGAAAGAAAAGCGGCAGAAGAAAG TTCCTCATGaacctaaaaagaaagaaaagcagcaGAAGAAAG
- the LOC7457516 gene encoding pentatricopeptide repeat-containing protein At2g15820, chloroplastic produces the protein MLLKGAQAPSLITFYHHYKPPLNPIVPDILTLTSPMRTSLFSSSLSLSLHQQQRIHIPEPINTPRTLHPISTPKCFSTSVEQLASDSQSEGILDFDENERETFKFDDDGLGSSGAGGDRKHLDAPALEVKELAELPEQWRRAKLAWLCKELPAHKPATAVRILNGQRKWIRQEDATYIVVHCTRIRENETGFRVYKWMMQQHWYRFDFALSTKLADYMGKERKFAKCREIFDDIISQGRVPSESTFHILVIAYLSTTVQGSLEEACSIYNRMIQLGGYRPRLSLHNSLFRALVSKPGVIAKHHLKQAEFIYHNLVTCGLELQKDIYGGLIWLHSYQDTIDKERITSLREEMRQAGVEESQEVLVSILRACAKDGDVEEAERTWLKLVRLDEGLSSHAFVCRMEVFSKAGEPMKSFETFREMQEVLSSYNVAPYHKIIEVLCKAEEVELAESLMQELVQSGMKPLTPSFISIMDMYLNLNLHDKLESAFSACLEKCRPNRSVYMIYLDSLVKVGNFDKAEEIFNHMRNNEAIGVNARSCNTILREYLSSGYHVKAERIYDLMCQKKYDIDSSLMEKLDSVLSSSRKVARRRISLKLSKEQREILVGLFLGGLQIESDGKKHMIQFEFNQNSIMHSILRRHLHDQYHEWLHPSFKPSDDSDSDDIPWRFCTISHSCFDFYAEQFWPRGQPQLPKLIHRWMSPQVLAYWYMYGGHRTSSGDIVLKLKGSVKGVGRVVKTLKSKSLDCRVKRKGKVFWIGFLGSVSTWFWKLVEPYILDDLKDLLKAGDPTLENYMEELQNMNFDSGSDFDEEASEDSDMDSL, from the exons ATGCTTCTCAAAGGAGCTCAAGCCCCTTCTCTCATCACTTTCTACCACCATTATAAACCCCCTTTAAACCCTATAGTACCCGACATACTAACCCTCACCTCACCTATGCGCACTtccctcttctcctcctccCTCTCCCTTTCCCTCCACCAACAACAGCGCATCCACATCCCCGAACCCATTAACACCCCCCGAACACTTCACCCAATTTCAACCCCAAAATGTTTCAGTACTTCTGTCGAACAGTTGGCAAGCGATTCTCAATCTGAAGGGATATTggattttgatgaaaatgagagggaaacttttaaatttgatgatgACGGGCTGGGATCTTCTGGTGCTGGAGGGGATAGGAAGCACTTGGATGCTCCGGCACTGGAGGTGAAGGAGCTAGCGGAGTTGCCGGAGCAGTGGAGGAGAGCGAAATTGGCGTGGTTGTGTAAGGAGTTGCCGGCGCATAAGCCAGCCACTGCTGTGAGGATACTTAATGGGCAGAGGAAGTGGATAAGGCAGGAAGATGCTACTTATATTGTCGTTCATTGTACTCGAATTCGCGAAAACGAGACCGGGTTTAGG GTGTATAAATGGATGATGCAGCAGCATTGGTATCGATTTGATTTTGCGTTGTCCACTAAGTTAGCAGATTACATGGGCAAGGAGCGAAAGTTTGCGAAATGCAGGGAGATATTTGATGATATTATCAGTCAGGGACGCGTTCCCAGTGAATCAACTTTTCATATCCTTGTCATTGCATATCTTAGTACGACAGTTCAAGGTAGCCTGGAGGAGGCATGCAGCATTTACAATCGGATGATTCAGTTGGGAGGGTACCGGCCACGACTTAGTTTGCACAATTCTTTGTTTAGAGCGCTTGTGAGCAAACCAGGGGTCATTGCAAAACATCATCTCAAACAGGctgaatttatttatcataatttGGTGACATGTGGACTTGAGTTGCAGAAGGATATTTATGGTGGTCTCATCTGGCTACATAGCTACCAGGACACTATAGATAAAGAAAGAATCACATCACTAAGGGAGGAGATGAGGCAAGCAGGAGTAGAGGAGAGCCAAGAAGTGCTCGTTTCCATATTGAGAGCTTGTGCAAAGGATGGCGACGTGGAGGAAGCAGAAAGGACTTGGCTCAAACTCGTCCGTCTTGATGAGGGTCTCTCTTCACATGCTTTTGTGTGTAGAATGGAGGTCTTTTCAAAGGCAGGAGAACCTATGAAATCTTTTGAGACATTCAGAGAGATGCAGGAGGTTTTAAGTTCTTACAATGTTGCACCGtatcataaaattatagaagTCTTATGCAAGGCTGAAGAAGTGGAACTTGCAGAGTCACTCATGCAAGAGTTAGTTCAGAGTGGTATGAAGCCGCTTACACCatcttttatttctataatGGACATGTACCTTAATTTAAACTTGCACGATAAATTAGAATCAGCCTTCTCTGCATGCCTTGAGAAATGTCGACCCAACCGGAGTGTCTACATGATCTACTTGGATTCTTTGGTGAAAGTCGGTAATTTTGACAAAGCTGAGGAGATTTTTAACCACATGCGCAATAATGAAGCGATTGGTGTTAATGCCAGATCATGCAATACTATTTTAAGAGAATACCTCTCTTCTGGATACCATGTGAAGGCAGAAAGGATATATGATCTAATGTGCCAAAAGAAATACGATATTGATTCCTCATTGATGGAAAAGCTTGACTCTGTTCTGAGCTCGAGCAGGAAAGTGGCAAGGAGGCGTATTAGCCTCAAGCTTAGCAAAGAGCAAAGAGAAATTTTAGTGGGTTTGTTTTTAGGTGGTTTGCAAATTGAATCAGATGGGAAGAAACACATGATTCAATTCGAGTTCAATCAGAATTCTATCATGCATTCCATTTTGAGGAGACATTTACATGACCAGTACCATGAGTGGTTACATCCATCTTTTAAGCCTAGTGATGATAGTGATAGCGATGACATCCCTTGGAGATTTTGTACCATCTCGCActcttgttttgatttctatgcAGAACAGTTTTGGCCAAGAGGTCAACCTCAGCTGCCAAAGCTAATCCACAGGTGGATGTCACCTCAGGTTCTTGCATACTGGTATATGTATGGGGGTCACAGAACATCATCAGGGGATATTGTGCTGAAGCTAAAGGGGAGTGTTAAGGGTGTTGGAAGGGTTGTCAAAACATTGAAATCAAAATCTCTGGATTGCAGGGTGAAGAGAAAGGGGAAAGTATTTTGGATAGGTTTTCTTGGAAGCGTTTCTACATGGTTCTGGAAATTGGTAGAACCTTATATATTAGATGACTTGAAAGATTTGCTAAAAGCTGGTGATCCTACCTTGGAGAATTATATGGAAGAACTTCAGAATATGAACTTTGATAGTGGGTCTGATTTTGACGAGGAGGCATCTGAGGACAGCGACATGGACAGTTTATAG
- the LOC7490003 gene encoding serine/threonine-protein kinase SRK2E isoform X1 yields the protein MDRSAMTVGPGMDLPIMHDGDRYELVKDIGSGNFGVARLMRDKQTDDLVAVKYIERGEKIDENVRREIINHRSLRHPNIVRFKEVILTPTHLAIVMEYASGGELFERICIAGRFSEDEARFFFQQLISGVSYCHAMQVCHRDLKLENTLLDGSPAPRLKICDFGYSKSSVLHSQPKSTVGTPAYIAPEVLLKKEYDGKIADVWSCGVTLYVMLVGAYPFEDPDEPMNFRNTIHRILNVQYSIPDYVHISPECQHLISRIFVADPAMRITIPEIRNHEWFLKNLPADLMVENTMNNEFEEPDQPMQSIEEIMQIISEATIPAAGTPSLNQYLTGSLDIDDDMEDLESDPELDLDSSGEIVYAM from the exons ATGGATCGATCGGCGATGACAGTGGGACCGGGAATGGACCTGCCGATTATGCACGACGGAGACCGGTATGAGTTAGTGAAAGATATTGGGTCAGGGAATTTTGGTGTGGCTAGGTTGATGAGGGATAAACAGACTGATGATCTTGTTGCTGTTAAGTATATCGAGAGAGGTGAGAAG ATAGATGAAAACGTGCGAAGAGAAATCATTAACCACAGGTCGCTTAGGCATCCCAACATTGTCAGATTCAAAGAG GTCATATTAACCCCAACTCACCTGGCAATTGTGATGGAATATGCATCTGGTGGAGAGCTCTTTGAGCGCATATGTATTGCTGGTCGCTTCAGCGAGGATGAG GCACGCTTTTTCTTTCAACAACTTATATCAGGAGTTAGCTACTGCCATGCAATG CAAGTATGCCACCGTGACTTGAAACTGGAGAATACATTGTTGGATGGAAGCCCAGCACCTCGATTGAAGATTTGTGATTTTGGTTACTCTAAG TCATCTGTGCTGCACTCACAACCGAAATCTACTGTTGGAACTCCTGCCTATATTGCTCCTGAAGTGTTACTTAAGAAGGAATACGATGGCAAG ATTGCAGATGTATGGTCTTGTGGTGTGACTTTATATGTTATGCTGGTGGGAGCATACCCTTTCGAGGACCCTGATGAGCCCATGAATTTTCGCAACACAATCCAC CGAATTTTAAATGTCCAGTATTCAATTCCGGACTATGTTCACATATCTCCTGAATGCCAACATCTAATCTCAAGAATTTTTGTAGCAGACCCTGCAATG AGGATTACCATTCCCGAGATTAGGAATCATGAATGGTTTCTAAAGAATCTCCCAGCAGATCTCATGGTGGAAAATACAATGAATAACGAGTTTGAAGAACCCGATCAACCAATGCAAAGCATTGAAGAGATAATGCAAATAATATCTGAAGCCACCATACCTGCAGCAGGCACCCCCAGCCTCAACCAATATTTGACTGGCAGCCTGGACATTGATGACGACATGGAGGACTTGGAGAGTGATCCTGAGCTTGACCTGGACAGCAGTGGAGAGATAGTATATGCAATGTGA
- the LOC7490003 gene encoding serine/threonine-protein kinase SRK2E isoform X2: MILLLLSISREIDENVRREIINHRSLRHPNIVRFKEVILTPTHLAIVMEYASGGELFERICIAGRFSEDEARFFFQQLISGVSYCHAMQVCHRDLKLENTLLDGSPAPRLKICDFGYSKSSVLHSQPKSTVGTPAYIAPEVLLKKEYDGKIADVWSCGVTLYVMLVGAYPFEDPDEPMNFRNTIHRILNVQYSIPDYVHISPECQHLISRIFVADPAMRITIPEIRNHEWFLKNLPADLMVENTMNNEFEEPDQPMQSIEEIMQIISEATIPAAGTPSLNQYLTGSLDIDDDMEDLESDPELDLDSSGEIVYAM, encoded by the exons ATGATCTTGTTGCTGTTAAGTATATCGAGAGAG ATAGATGAAAACGTGCGAAGAGAAATCATTAACCACAGGTCGCTTAGGCATCCCAACATTGTCAGATTCAAAGAG GTCATATTAACCCCAACTCACCTGGCAATTGTGATGGAATATGCATCTGGTGGAGAGCTCTTTGAGCGCATATGTATTGCTGGTCGCTTCAGCGAGGATGAG GCACGCTTTTTCTTTCAACAACTTATATCAGGAGTTAGCTACTGCCATGCAATG CAAGTATGCCACCGTGACTTGAAACTGGAGAATACATTGTTGGATGGAAGCCCAGCACCTCGATTGAAGATTTGTGATTTTGGTTACTCTAAG TCATCTGTGCTGCACTCACAACCGAAATCTACTGTTGGAACTCCTGCCTATATTGCTCCTGAAGTGTTACTTAAGAAGGAATACGATGGCAAG ATTGCAGATGTATGGTCTTGTGGTGTGACTTTATATGTTATGCTGGTGGGAGCATACCCTTTCGAGGACCCTGATGAGCCCATGAATTTTCGCAACACAATCCAC CGAATTTTAAATGTCCAGTATTCAATTCCGGACTATGTTCACATATCTCCTGAATGCCAACATCTAATCTCAAGAATTTTTGTAGCAGACCCTGCAATG AGGATTACCATTCCCGAGATTAGGAATCATGAATGGTTTCTAAAGAATCTCCCAGCAGATCTCATGGTGGAAAATACAATGAATAACGAGTTTGAAGAACCCGATCAACCAATGCAAAGCATTGAAGAGATAATGCAAATAATATCTGAAGCCACCATACCTGCAGCAGGCACCCCCAGCCTCAACCAATATTTGACTGGCAGCCTGGACATTGATGACGACATGGAGGACTTGGAGAGTGATCCTGAGCTTGACCTGGACAGCAGTGGAGAGATAGTATATGCAATGTGA